From the Aquitalea magnusonii genome, one window contains:
- the fliO gene encoding flagellar biosynthetic protein FliO — MTASQPLLAASTPTPFSSLLQVILGLAVVLAAIVGLAWLFRRMSGGMLGGSSRLRVISGVLVGQREKVVIVELEGEWLVLGVTSHSVNLLTKMDRPPDAGAEVVQPGEPFARWLKAAMEKGRQKSEVINK, encoded by the coding sequence ATGACGGCCTCCCAGCCGCTGCTGGCCGCCAGCACGCCCACGCCGTTTAGCAGCCTGCTGCAGGTGATTCTTGGTCTCGCTGTGGTGCTGGCCGCCATCGTCGGCCTGGCCTGGCTGTTTCGCCGCATGTCCGGTGGCATGTTGGGCGGTTCCAGCCGCTTGCGGGTGATCAGTGGTGTGCTGGTGGGGCAGCGGGAAAAGGTGGTGATTGTCGAACTGGAAGGTGAGTGGCTGGTGCTGGGCGTAACCAGCCATAGCGTCAATCTGCTGACCAAGATGGATAGACCGCCAGATGCCGGTGCCGAGGTGGTGCAGCCCGGTGAACCCTTTGCCCGCTGGCTGAAGGCGGCCATGGAAAAGGGACGCCAGAAATCCGAAGTCATAAACAAATAA
- a CDS encoding acyl-CoA-binding protein, which yields MSDLNTLFTQAQADVTSLSERPDNQTLLQLYALYKQASEGDVTGERPGMMDFINRAKYDAWDKLKGMASDEAKQGYIDVVQKLLAE from the coding sequence ATGTCTGATCTGAACACGCTGTTCACCCAGGCCCAGGCCGATGTCACCTCGCTGTCCGAGCGTCCGGACAACCAGACCCTGCTGCAGCTGTATGCGCTGTACAAGCAAGCCAGCGAGGGAGATGTCACCGGTGAGCGCCCGGGCATGATGGATTTCATCAACCGCGCCAAATACGACGCCTGGGACAAGCTCAAGGGCATGGCCAGCGATGAGGCCAAGCAGGGTTATATCGATGTGGTGCAGAAGCTGCTGGCTGAGTAA
- a CDS encoding GNAT family N-acetyltransferase — protein sequence MEFHPITPDMLPLCHALCADCIAALPDEAYPLAARLAWAGIWDDETAAAWAARLSASWSVAVSAAGELLGFAWLTHAGALDMLYVAPAAQRRGLALQMIRQLEETAAQAGLVALHAWASHAARPVFEQAGYAVLRANTVTRDGETLENWLMAKGGWQEPADARRES from the coding sequence ATGGAGTTTCACCCCATTACGCCGGACATGCTGCCGCTGTGTCATGCCCTGTGCGCCGATTGCATAGCCGCCTTGCCGGATGAGGCTTACCCCTTGGCGGCCCGCCTGGCCTGGGCCGGTATCTGGGATGATGAAACCGCTGCAGCCTGGGCTGCGCGCCTGTCCGCTAGCTGGAGCGTTGCTGTCAGTGCGGCTGGTGAGTTGCTGGGTTTTGCCTGGCTGACCCATGCCGGAGCGTTGGACATGTTGTATGTGGCGCCTGCCGCGCAGCGACGCGGCCTGGCATTGCAGATGATCCGCCAGTTGGAAGAGACGGCGGCACAGGCCGGGCTTGTGGCCCTGCATGCCTGGGCCAGTCATGCTGCCCGACCGGTATTCGAACAGGCCGGTTATGCGGTGTTGCGCGCCAATACCGTGACGCGGGATGGCGAGACGCTGGAAAACTGGCTGATGGCCAAAGGCGGCTGGCAGGAGCCTGCCGACGCAAGGAGAGAATCATGA
- the fliP gene encoding flagellar type III secretion system pore protein FliP (The bacterial flagellar biogenesis protein FliP forms a type III secretion system (T3SS)-type pore required for flagellar assembly.) has translation MKLFSRLLPLLLLVLPPLAQAAGLPLMTSTPGAGGGQNYSLSLQMLLFMTALGFIPAMLLMTTAFTRIVIVLSLLRQAMGVTQSPPNQVILGLSLFLTLFVMGPTFDQVYNKAWAPFSDDKISFNQAVEEASKPMKAFMLSQTREKDLAFFIEISRSEKPATKADVSMKTLIPAYVISELKTAFQIGFMVFIPFMIIDLVVASILMAMGMMMVSPVTISLPFKLMLFVLVDGWTLLMGSLVQSFYTG, from the coding sequence ATGAAACTCTTCTCCAGATTGCTGCCTTTGCTGCTGCTGGTTCTGCCGCCATTGGCGCAGGCTGCGGGTTTGCCACTGATGACCAGTACCCCGGGTGCGGGTGGCGGCCAGAATTATTCCTTGTCCTTGCAGATGCTGTTGTTCATGACAGCGCTGGGTTTCATCCCGGCCATGCTGTTGATGACCACCGCATTCACCCGCATCGTGATTGTGCTGTCCCTGCTGCGCCAGGCCATGGGTGTGACCCAGTCGCCACCTAATCAGGTGATTCTGGGCTTGTCGCTGTTCCTCACCCTGTTTGTGATGGGGCCAACGTTTGATCAGGTGTACAACAAGGCCTGGGCACCGTTTTCGGACGACAAGATCAGCTTCAACCAGGCGGTGGAAGAGGCCAGCAAGCCGATGAAGGCTTTCATGCTCAGCCAGACCCGCGAGAAGGATCTGGCCTTTTTCATTGAGATTTCCCGCTCGGAAAAACCGGCCACCAAGGCTGATGTCTCGATGAAAACGCTGATTCCGGCCTATGTCATCAGCGAACTGAAAACCGCCTTCCAGATCGGCTTCATGGTGTTCATCCCCTTCATGATCATCGACCTGGTGGTGGCCAGCATCCTGATGGCCATGGGGATGATGATGGTGTCGCCGGTCACCATATCGCTGCCGTTCAAGCTGATGCTGTTTGTGCTGGTGGACGGCTGGACCTTGCTGATGGGCTCACTGGTCCAAAGCTTTTATACGGGCTGA
- the pepP gene encoding Xaa-Pro aminopeptidase: MYQSHAERRTRLMQQMGQGIAILPTAPEVVRNADNHYPYRADSHFLYLTGFAEPQAVLVLDAGTGKSILFCREKNLEREVWEGFRFGPDGAREAFGFDEAYPLSELDARLPDLLSGQKSLWWNIGRNAGFDVRVNGWLDAVRQRYRSGEQPPALYHDLLVLLDEMRMIKDAGERATLRRAGQISALGHIQAMRATRPGMMEYQVEAEILHTFIRNGARYPSYESIVAGGANACTLHYAANNARLNDGDLLLIDAGCELNGYAGDITRTFPVNGKFSPAQRDVYEIVLAAELAGIAAVKPGALWNEPGDAALKVLVQGMLDLKLLNGSVDGVIESGAFRQFYMHGIGHMIGLDVHDVGQRKLGGQWRSYQPGMCTTIEPGLYIRPAQNVPPALHNIGIRIEDDVLVTETGHEVYTADVPKEIDAIEILMQGV, from the coding sequence ATGTACCAGAGTCATGCCGAACGCCGTACGCGTCTGATGCAGCAGATGGGGCAGGGCATTGCCATCCTGCCCACCGCGCCCGAAGTGGTGCGCAACGCCGACAACCACTATCCCTACCGGGCTGACAGCCATTTTCTCTACCTCACCGGCTTTGCCGAGCCGCAGGCCGTACTGGTACTGGACGCGGGGACGGGCAAATCCATCCTGTTCTGCCGGGAAAAGAATCTGGAGCGCGAGGTGTGGGAGGGCTTCCGTTTTGGCCCGGATGGCGCGCGCGAAGCCTTTGGCTTTGACGAAGCCTATCCCCTCAGTGAACTGGATGCCCGCCTGCCCGACCTGCTGAGCGGTCAGAAATCGCTGTGGTGGAATATAGGTCGCAATGCCGGTTTTGATGTGCGGGTAAATGGCTGGCTGGACGCGGTGCGCCAGCGTTACCGCAGTGGTGAGCAGCCGCCCGCGCTATACCACGACCTGCTGGTATTGCTGGATGAAATGCGCATGATCAAGGACGCTGGCGAACGCGCTACCTTGCGCCGGGCCGGACAGATTTCCGCCCTGGGCCATATCCAGGCCATGCGTGCCACCCGGCCAGGCATGATGGAATACCAGGTGGAAGCGGAAATCCTGCATACCTTCATTCGCAATGGCGCACGCTACCCCTCCTACGAAAGCATCGTGGCTGGCGGTGCCAATGCCTGCACCCTGCATTACGCAGCCAATAATGCCCGGCTGAACGATGGCGATCTGCTGCTGATTGATGCCGGTTGCGAACTGAACGGCTATGCCGGCGATATCACGCGCACCTTCCCGGTGAATGGCAAGTTCAGCCCGGCCCAGCGCGATGTCTACGAAATCGTGCTGGCTGCGGAACTGGCCGGCATTGCCGCGGTCAAGCCTGGTGCGCTGTGGAACGAGCCGGGTGATGCCGCGCTCAAGGTATTGGTGCAAGGCATGCTGGACCTCAAGTTGCTTAACGGCAGCGTGGACGGGGTGATCGAATCCGGTGCCTTCCGTCAGTTCTACATGCATGGCATCGGTCACATGATAGGCCTGGATGTACACGATGTCGGCCAGCGCAAGCTGGGCGGTCAGTGGCGCAGCTATCAGCCTGGCATGTGTACCACCATCGAGCCCGGCCTGTATATCCGCCCGGCTCAGAATGTCCCGCCCGCATTGCACAATATCGGCATCCGGATTGAAGACGATGTGCTGGTGACTGAAACCGGGCACGAGGTATATACCGCCGACGTACCCAAAGAAATCGATGCAATTGAAATCCTGATGCAGGGTGTCTGA
- the ald gene encoding alanine dehydrogenase, with translation MLIGVPKEIKNHEYRVGLTPAGVRELVGHGHKVLVQTQAGLAIGFTDEQYIQSGASIASSADEVFAKAEMVVKVKEPQPVECRMLRPGQILFTYLHLAPDPEQTKLLTESGAVAIAYETVTDERGGLPLLAPMSEVAGRMAIQAGAHALEKAQGGRGVLLGGVPGVAPARVVVIGGGVVGLNAARMAAGLGADVTILDKSLPRLKEIDMVFGGRIKTLVSNTANIDESIREADMVVGAVLIPGAAAPKLVTRAMLGNMKPGAVLVDVAIDQGGCFETSRATTHQDPIYVVDGIVHYCVANMPGGVARTSTQALNNATLPFTQQLADKGWRQALLDNPHLRNGLNVCHGKITYKAVADNLGYPYVDPVEAIKAAS, from the coding sequence ATGTTGATCGGTGTACCCAAGGAAATCAAAAACCACGAGTATCGCGTTGGCCTCACCCCTGCCGGCGTACGGGAGCTGGTGGGCCATGGCCATAAGGTACTGGTGCAGACCCAGGCCGGGCTTGCCATCGGTTTTACCGACGAGCAATACATCCAGTCAGGAGCCTCGATTGCCTCTTCCGCCGATGAGGTTTTTGCCAAGGCCGAGATGGTGGTCAAGGTCAAGGAGCCGCAGCCCGTGGAATGCCGCATGCTGCGTCCGGGACAAATCCTGTTCACTTATCTGCACCTGGCACCGGATCCGGAGCAAACCAAGCTGCTGACCGAATCCGGCGCGGTGGCCATTGCCTATGAAACCGTCACCGACGAACGCGGTGGCCTGCCGCTGCTGGCACCGATGTCGGAAGTAGCTGGCCGCATGGCCATTCAGGCGGGTGCCCATGCGCTGGAGAAAGCCCAGGGTGGCCGTGGCGTGCTGCTGGGCGGCGTGCCAGGCGTGGCCCCGGCCCGCGTGGTGGTAATCGGTGGTGGCGTGGTGGGCCTGAATGCGGCCCGCATGGCCGCCGGACTGGGTGCTGACGTCACCATCCTGGACAAGTCGCTGCCGCGGCTGAAGGAAATCGACATGGTGTTTGGTGGCCGCATCAAGACCCTGGTGTCCAACACGGCCAATATCGATGAATCCATCCGCGAAGCCGACATGGTGGTGGGGGCGGTGCTGATTCCGGGTGCTGCCGCGCCCAAGCTGGTAACCCGCGCCATGCTGGGCAATATGAAACCCGGTGCGGTGCTGGTGGATGTGGCCATCGACCAGGGCGGCTGTTTTGAAACCAGCCGTGCAACGACACATCAGGACCCCATCTACGTAGTGGACGGCATCGTGCATTACTGTGTGGCCAATATGCCGGGCGGTGTGGCACGGACTTCCACCCAGGCACTCAACAACGCCACCCTGCCCTTTACCCAGCAATTGGCGGACAAAGGCTGGCGTCAGGCCCTGCTGGACAACCCGCACCTGCGCAACGGGCTTAATGTGTGCCATGGCAAGATTACCTACAAGGCCGTGGCGGACAATCTGGGCTATCCCTATGTGGACCCGGTGGAGGCCATCAAGGCGGCATCCTGA
- the fliQ gene encoding flagellar biosynthesis protein FliQ produces the protein MSPELVINLVQNALYILIIVSAPVLLVSLVVGLLVSVLQAATQINEMTLTFIPKLLAMFLVLVLAGPWMLNTLVEYTTRLFQSIPTVIG, from the coding sequence ATGAGTCCGGAACTGGTCATCAATCTGGTGCAGAACGCACTGTACATCCTGATCATCGTCTCGGCACCGGTACTGCTGGTGTCGCTGGTGGTGGGTCTGTTGGTGAGCGTGTTGCAGGCCGCCACGCAAATCAACGAAATGACGCTCACCTTCATTCCCAAGCTGCTGGCGATGTTTCTGGTGCTGGTGCTGGCCGGGCCGTGGATGCTCAACACCCTGGTGGAATACACTACCCGGCTGTTTCAAAGCATCCCTACTGTGATTGGCTGA
- a CDS encoding UbiH/UbiF family hydroxylase encodes MTQYDVIIVGGGLVGASLALALADSGRKIALLEGSDARFEDLEQGWDARIYAVSPLNRRFLEQLQAWPDMSRIGTIASMDVCGDAGGRIQFSASDAGASALAWIVENRWLLASLWQRLADSPVQCLTGVRPVSLSTTASMACLTLEDGRALHASLVVGADGANSWVRSQTELAASIKPYGQSGVVANFSCEKPHGNIARQWFTGDSILAWLPMAGNRISMVWSTAKPDELMALSAEQLCARVAAAGNHQLGHLRLLGAAAAFPLRLIQPEAVVSQRLALVGDAAHTVHPLAGQGVNLGFQDAAKLAALLQAPGDAGDWMLLRRYERERREAVKTMQFTCDGLYRLFHTQHVPGLSWLRNTGLSLTNRLAPLKRQFARHAIGF; translated from the coding sequence ATGACACAGTACGACGTCATCATCGTCGGTGGTGGCCTGGTGGGTGCCAGCCTGGCACTGGCGCTGGCTGACAGCGGGCGCAAGATTGCCTTGCTGGAAGGCTCAGACGCACGCTTTGAAGATCTGGAGCAAGGCTGGGATGCCCGCATTTACGCGGTCAGCCCGCTTAACCGCCGTTTTCTGGAACAACTGCAAGCCTGGCCGGACATGTCGCGCATTGGCACCATTGCCAGCATGGATGTCTGCGGCGATGCCGGTGGTCGTATCCAGTTTTCCGCCAGCGATGCCGGTGCCAGCGCGCTGGCCTGGATTGTGGAAAACCGCTGGCTGCTGGCCAGCCTGTGGCAGCGCCTGGCTGACAGCCCGGTGCAGTGCCTGACCGGGGTGCGCCCCGTCTCACTCTCCACGACCGCCAGCATGGCCTGCCTGACGCTGGAAGATGGCCGGGCACTGCATGCCAGCCTGGTGGTGGGAGCGGATGGTGCCAACTCCTGGGTGCGCAGCCAGACTGAGCTGGCGGCCAGCATCAAGCCTTATGGCCAAAGCGGGGTGGTGGCCAATTTTTCCTGTGAAAAGCCGCATGGCAATATTGCTCGCCAGTGGTTTACTGGCGACAGCATCCTGGCCTGGCTGCCCATGGCGGGCAATCGCATTTCCATGGTGTGGTCTACTGCCAAGCCTGATGAATTGATGGCCTTGTCCGCCGAGCAACTGTGCGCCCGCGTGGCGGCCGCCGGCAATCACCAGTTGGGGCATCTGCGCCTGCTGGGCGCGGCGGCGGCCTTTCCGCTGCGCCTGATCCAGCCCGAGGCGGTGGTCAGCCAGCGATTGGCGCTGGTGGGCGATGCCGCCCACACCGTGCATCCACTGGCCGGGCAAGGGGTGAACCTGGGGTTCCAGGATGCCGCCAAGTTGGCCGCCCTGCTGCAAGCGCCTGGCGATGCCGGAGACTGGATGCTGTTACGCCGTTACGAACGCGAGCGGCGCGAAGCGGTGAAAACCATGCAGTTCACCTGTGACGGTCTGTACCGTCTGTTTCACACCCAACATGTGCCCGGCCTGTCCTGGCTGCGCAATACCGGCCTGAGCCTGACCAACCGGCTGGCACCGCTCAAGCGCCAGTTCGCCCGTCATGCCATTGGCTTCTGA
- a CDS encoding FAD-dependent monooxygenase, protein MKNTDRQHSRDCGHDGGEHADIIIVGGGPVGALAALRFAAAGRRVLLVEARAKDAPLTDARALALSWYSREALLAAGAWPDDLPASMIDSVHVSQQGAFGRTRLDAADLKLPHLGVVVDYPALTLAINARLEQAGVQVWWETRVDAVSSMACYATVKTSGVHGEITLTARLVVLAEGGALADSLPGIKRLTHDYQQCAVLAEVSTEQPPAGVAYERFSKQGPFALLPHGDNYMLVWTRSHDDAKALQQAPDEQVMAELQQAFGERQGKVLSIGPRASFPLALRQVNRVSSGRVVLIGNAAQTMHPVAAQGLNLGLRDAIGLSDALREVCDPGAAAALAVYAASRKLDSHAVVGFTHGLIKLFDGDSALVSALRGVGMSTLDSVPPLRRAFARHLVFGL, encoded by the coding sequence ATGAAGAACACAGACAGACAACACAGCCGCGATTGCGGCCACGATGGCGGCGAACACGCCGACATCATTATCGTTGGCGGCGGGCCGGTAGGCGCGCTGGCCGCATTGCGCTTTGCCGCCGCCGGACGGCGGGTGCTGCTGGTGGAGGCCCGCGCCAAGGATGCGCCGCTGACCGATGCGCGCGCACTGGCCTTGTCCTGGTATAGCCGCGAGGCACTGCTTGCCGCCGGCGCATGGCCGGACGACCTGCCTGCCAGCATGATAGACAGCGTGCATGTATCGCAGCAGGGGGCTTTTGGCCGTACCCGGCTGGATGCCGCCGATCTCAAGCTGCCGCACCTGGGCGTGGTGGTGGATTATCCGGCGCTCACCCTCGCCATCAATGCCAGGCTGGAGCAGGCCGGGGTGCAGGTGTGGTGGGAAACCCGTGTCGATGCCGTGAGCAGCATGGCCTGCTATGCCACGGTCAAAACCAGCGGTGTGCATGGCGAGATTACCCTCACCGCGCGCCTGGTCGTGCTGGCCGAGGGCGGCGCGCTGGCAGACAGTCTGCCGGGTATCAAGCGGCTGACCCATGATTACCAACAATGCGCGGTACTGGCCGAAGTCAGCACCGAACAGCCTCCGGCCGGTGTGGCTTATGAGCGCTTTTCGAAGCAAGGCCCGTTTGCCTTGCTGCCGCACGGCGACAATTACATGCTGGTGTGGACCCGCAGTCACGACGATGCCAAGGCCTTGCAACAAGCGCCCGATGAGCAGGTGATGGCCGAATTGCAGCAGGCCTTTGGCGAGCGCCAGGGCAAGGTGCTGAGCATTGGTCCGCGTGCCAGCTTCCCCTTGGCGCTGCGTCAGGTCAACCGGGTCAGCAGTGGCCGGGTGGTGCTGATTGGCAATGCCGCCCAAACCATGCATCCGGTGGCGGCGCAGGGCTTGAACCTGGGCCTGCGCGATGCCATCGGACTGAGCGATGCCCTGCGTGAGGTGTGTGATCCGGGCGCTGCTGCCGCGCTGGCAGTGTATGCCGCCAGCCGCAAACTGGACAGCCATGCCGTGGTGGGTTTCACTCACGGCCTGATCAAGCTGTTTGATGGTGACTCGGCCCTGGTCAGCGCCTTGCGCGGGGTGGGGATGAGCACGCTGGACAGCGTACCGCCCTTGCGCCGTGCCTTTGCCCGCCACCTGGTGTTCGGCCTTTAG
- the fliR gene encoding flagellar biosynthetic protein FliR: MFSISDAQISALVAMFAWPFARIIGLFLVEPLYAYRGVPRRFKAGFALMLTVLVVPLLPPAPAVPVISAAGIAILFQQLLIGLAMGFVMRLTMTAVEMAGFIMGAQTGLGFAMFFDPMHAAQVPVVSQLLSMFVFLLFLTFDGHQVVISTLVESFQVLPIGMSMPAQGLKALVLWGSHIISWGIWLSMPVIAALLVTNLAIGVMTRAAPQFNIFTFGFPLTLMIGFITIYLTLPLMVPAIEQIYGQAFTFMLAMLKAK, from the coding sequence ATGTTCAGTATTTCCGATGCACAGATCAGCGCACTGGTTGCGATGTTTGCCTGGCCCTTTGCCCGCATCATCGGCCTGTTTCTGGTGGAACCCCTGTATGCCTATCGCGGCGTGCCACGCCGCTTCAAGGCCGGTTTCGCCCTGATGCTGACTGTGCTGGTGGTGCCATTGCTGCCTCCCGCGCCAGCCGTGCCGGTGATATCGGCGGCGGGGATTGCCATTTTGTTCCAGCAATTGCTCATTGGCCTGGCCATGGGCTTTGTCATGCGGCTGACCATGACCGCGGTGGAAATGGCCGGTTTCATCATGGGTGCGCAAACCGGTTTGGGCTTTGCCATGTTCTTCGACCCCATGCACGCGGCCCAGGTGCCGGTGGTGTCGCAACTGCTATCGATGTTTGTCTTCCTGCTGTTCCTCACCTTTGATGGCCATCAAGTCGTCATTTCCACCTTGGTGGAAAGCTTCCAGGTGCTGCCCATCGGCATGAGCATGCCGGCTCAGGGGCTGAAGGCGCTGGTGTTATGGGGCAGCCACATCATCTCCTGGGGTATCTGGCTGTCCATGCCGGTGATTGCCGCCTTGCTGGTCACTAACCTGGCGATTGGCGTGATGACCCGTGCCGCCCCACAGTTCAATATTTTTACCTTTGGTTTTCCGCTGACGCTGATGATCGGTTTCATCACCATCTATCTGACGTTACCGCTGATGGTGCCGGCCATCGAACAGATATACGGTCAGGCCTTCACCTTCATGTTGGCCATGCTGAAGGCGAAATAG
- a CDS encoding DsbC family protein: MNTTVKALALAASLLLSMTACNANATSSGTEQVKKAFTTRFPNRQVLSVSETPVQGIYEVVVKGKQIVYTDAAAKYLFVGDLIDADAKTSLTEKKMADLNRLDFNKLPLQYAIKEVRGNGSRKLAVFTDPDCPYCKQLERESLPDITNVTIYTFLYPLAQLHPDAPRKARQIWCSKDRLKTWTAFMRDGQELTGSDKCDTSALDKIEAMGDELGITGTPGLIFANGRLVPGAIAKEDIEKLLDAK; encoded by the coding sequence ATGAACACCACTGTAAAAGCCCTGGCGCTGGCCGCCTCCCTGTTGCTGAGCATGACTGCCTGCAATGCCAACGCCACTTCCAGCGGCACCGAGCAGGTGAAGAAAGCCTTCACCACCCGCTTCCCTAACCGGCAGGTGCTCAGTGTCAGCGAAACCCCGGTGCAAGGCATTTATGAGGTGGTGGTGAAGGGCAAGCAGATTGTCTACACCGATGCGGCAGCCAAGTATCTGTTTGTTGGCGACCTGATTGACGCGGATGCCAAGACCAGCCTCACCGAAAAGAAAATGGCCGATCTGAACCGGCTGGATTTCAACAAGCTGCCGTTGCAATACGCCATCAAGGAAGTACGTGGCAATGGTTCGCGCAAGCTGGCCGTGTTTACCGATCCGGACTGCCCGTACTGCAAACAGTTGGAGCGCGAAAGCCTGCCGGACATCACCAATGTCACCATTTATACCTTCCTCTACCCGCTGGCCCAACTGCATCCGGATGCACCGCGCAAGGCGCGCCAGATCTGGTGCTCCAAGGACCGTCTGAAAACCTGGACTGCCTTTATGCGTGATGGCCAGGAACTGACCGGCAGCGACAAGTGTGATACTTCCGCGCTGGACAAGATTGAAGCCATGGGTGACGAACTGGGCATCACCGGCACGCCGGGACTGATTTTTGCCAATGGTCGCCTGGTGCCGGGAGCCATCGCCAAAGAAGATATCGAAAAGCTGCTGGATGCCAAATAA
- a CDS encoding YebC/PmpR family DNA-binding transcriptional regulator has translation MAGHSKWANIQHRKGRQDAKRGKIFTRLIKEITVAAKMGGGDVNMNPRLRLAVDKAKAESMPKDNIDNAIKRGTGQLEGVDYVECRYEGYGIGGAAVMVDCLTDNKTRTVADVRHAFSKYGGNMGTDGCVAFQFNHCGFLVFAPGVDEDALMEAALECGAEDVITNDDGSIEVITGPYEFSDVKQALEDKGFKAEMGEVTMKPQNETELAGEDAMRMQKLLDALEDLDDVQDVYTSATLLD, from the coding sequence ATGGCAGGTCATAGCAAATGGGCGAACATCCAGCACCGCAAGGGTCGTCAGGATGCCAAGCGTGGCAAGATCTTCACCCGTCTGATCAAGGAAATCACCGTTGCTGCCAAGATGGGCGGCGGCGATGTCAACATGAACCCGCGTCTGCGCCTGGCAGTGGACAAGGCCAAGGCCGAATCCATGCCCAAGGACAATATCGATAACGCCATCAAGCGCGGTACCGGTCAGCTCGAAGGCGTGGATTATGTCGAGTGCCGTTACGAAGGTTATGGCATTGGTGGCGCTGCCGTGATGGTGGACTGCCTGACCGACAACAAGACCCGTACCGTGGCCGATGTGCGTCATGCCTTCTCCAAGTATGGCGGCAATATGGGCACCGACGGCTGTGTGGCCTTCCAGTTCAACCATTGCGGTTTCCTGGTGTTTGCTCCGGGCGTGGACGAAGATGCGCTGATGGAAGCGGCACTGGAATGCGGTGCCGAAGACGTGATCACCAATGATGACGGTTCCATCGAAGTCATCACCGGCCCCTACGAATTCAGCGATGTGAAACAGGCGCTGGAAGACAAGGGTTTCAAGGCCGAAATGGGCGAAGTCACCATGAAGCCGCAGAACGAAACCGAACTGGCCGGCGAAGACGCCATGCGCATGCAAAAGCTGCTGGATGCGCTGGAAGACCTGGACGACGTGCAGGACGTGTACACCTCGGCCACGCTGCTGGACTGA